The Sediminispirochaeta bajacaliforniensis DSM 16054 genome includes a window with the following:
- a CDS encoding AAA family ATPase: MNQRNYFILTGAMGGGKSTIIKLLEKMDINCISEPARIVLYEQRLISAPGVPEHDPNLFTQLMLSRATILYKNNAVERSQLQVFDRGIPDLIAYAELFNLETNIYYNAAEAYRYNPNVFFFKGWEGIYTTDDERKMTYQQANEFGERVAEIYKILGYNIIEVPRVSAEERAAFIYQKLHEMS; the protein is encoded by the coding sequence ATGAACCAACGTAATTATTTCATTCTTACTGGAGCAATGGGAGGTGGGAAATCTACAATAATAAAGCTACTGGAAAAAATGGATATTAATTGTATCTCTGAACCAGCCAGAATAGTTTTGTATGAACAACGCTTGATATCGGCACCTGGCGTTCCGGAACATGATCCGAATCTATTTACCCAATTGATGCTTTCAAGGGCTACAATTCTTTACAAGAATAATGCAGTTGAAAGAAGTCAGTTACAAGTTTTTGATAGAGGAATACCTGATCTAATTGCTTATGCAGAGCTATTTAATCTTGAAACAAACATCTACTATAATGCAGCTGAGGCATACAGGTATAATCCAAATGTCTTTTTCTTCAAGGGATGGGAGGGAATTTATACAACTGACGACGAAAGAAAAATGACATATCAGCAAGCGAATGAATTTGGAGAAAGGGTTGCTGAAATATATAAAATTTTAGGATACAATATAATTGAAGTTCCGAGGGTTTCAGCTGAAGAACGGGCTGCATTTATTTATCAGAAGCTACATGAAATGAGTTAA
- a CDS encoding SRPBCC family protein: MKSRISTATEVLNSRVEKVWDTITDNENWQWRSDLQNLKILSDKEFIEYGKGGMEIHFTITKKEEYNVYGFTMDSKYFSGEWIGNFEKLSDGKTKITFTESLVYKKLFLRIFARLFINLKAIQDVYMRDLKNKLGLLCQ; the protein is encoded by the coding sequence ATGAAAAGTCGAATATCTACTGCTACAGAGGTTTTGAATTCCAGAGTCGAAAAGGTCTGGGATACTATTACGGATAATGAGAACTGGCAATGGCGAAGTGATCTTCAAAATCTTAAAATACTTAGTGATAAGGAGTTTATCGAATATGGTAAAGGAGGAATGGAGATCCATTTTACAATAACGAAAAAAGAAGAATATAATGTCTATGGTTTTACCATGGACAGCAAATATTTTTCTGGAGAATGGATAGGCAATTTTGAGAAGTTATCGGATGGAAAGACAAAGATTACATTTACAGAATCCTTAGTGTATAAGAAATTGTTCCTCAGAATATTTGCAAGACTCTTTATTAATCTTAAGGCTATTCAAGACGTATATATGCGTGATTTGAAGAATAAACTGGGGTTACTATGTCAATGA
- a CDS encoding YdeI/OmpD-associated family protein, whose protein sequence is MNKQLLIFHSRDEFRKWLQNNCSQDESVWLLFEKGKDSTTLSAQDALEEALCFGWIDGQFGKANESDDTKYRKKFSPRRKKSKWSEKNKKLAEELTQSGLMTEYGLKAIEDAKRDGMWNPPKKKDNLTEKILLLESALIEFPELYDAFKHYPPSGRKTLSYYFADAKKEETRKKRLTQIIDAIKCNKKSVM, encoded by the coding sequence ATGAACAAGCAATTATTAATATTTCATTCTAGAGACGAATTTAGAAAATGGTTGCAAAACAATTGTTCCCAAGATGAAAGTGTTTGGTTACTATTTGAAAAAGGCAAGGATTCAACAACCTTGTCTGCACAAGATGCGCTTGAAGAAGCTCTATGTTTCGGTTGGATTGACGGGCAGTTTGGCAAAGCTAATGAGAGTGATGATACAAAATATCGTAAGAAATTTTCACCTCGTAGAAAAAAAAGTAAATGGTCTGAGAAAAATAAGAAATTAGCAGAAGAATTAACTCAATCAGGATTAATGACTGAATATGGTTTGAAAGCTATTGAAGATGCAAAACGTGACGGAATGTGGAATCCCCCAAAAAAGAAAGACAACTTGACAGAGAAGATATTGTTGTTAGAATCAGCATTAATAGAGTTTCCGGAACTATATGATGCGTTTAAACATTATCCGCCGTCTGGCAGGAAAACATTATCATACTATTTTGCAGATGCTAAAAAAGAAGAAACCAGAAAGAAAAGGTTGACCCAGATAATAGATGCAATAAAGTGCAATAAAAAAAGCGTAATGTGA
- a CDS encoding ligand-binding sensor domain-containing protein, translated as MAKVFLKFLFFDSGDRLDIDLEESLIFLFEVPLIIRYYSGVKKAMLLVLLGVLLSSVPQYAEEPMQFIHLSLREGLSNNSVFAIYQDYLGFIWFGTFSGLNRYDGRKIQVFKPEQARPESISGSVIFDIFEDSKQRLWIGTDGGGLNRYNFSDGSFSVYQAEPGNPNTLPSQKVFCLEEDSTGRIWIGTGDAGIAIFLPGTEQFIRYSFSGIEGLESDVIRVLLEDSKDRMWIGTQGGGLSMYRDGFSLNNFFDKATVRDIFEDSLGRIWVGLENEGLYVADSATEDFSFRQVFGEKSVRCIAEDDFGTIWAGTERSGLVLVDGDYSTRPVVHDQNNDFSLSSNFIRDIYVDKSGIVWVATRGGGVDRYNPRARGFTYLLQGGYDVRKILESREGDLWITTDGQGLMRMDRQGEITRYLYSENDPAGIISNHLYSLAEDPEGNIWIGSDGDGLMQYRRRDSRFLRYYADPDNPSALSSNVIWALQVDQEGYLWIGTEGGGLNRYLPGENRFERFMNNPGRPESLLGNSIRALYEDSGGDLWIGTWDGGLSMKIRGEDRFLNYTRDPGDPRSLSDNSVNCISEDGEGNLWVGTSGGGLNRFDRGKGSFHAFRVQDGLSDDNVFGILPDDSSFLWVSTANGLSRFDLITDQITNLWRSDGTLSNQFGRNAYFRSSDGKLLFGTARGLLSFDPEKIHVNSYSPDIRITGFSLFNEEIPVGIPVRGRVYLEKNICLTESLTVYPGASFIGFSFASLDYADSEKNKYAVRLNGFDTDWHYLRTENTFYYSSLPPGSYMLQVMGTNSNGVWSNNYADLEITVVPPFYQTWYFALFMGGLFVSIFFVIGKIRIAGLDKRNRMLQQFSNYVQDIREEERKAIARDVHDELGQLLTTLKMHIFWLSKNAASMLEQRQARYESMLGIINETLDWSKDLATRLRPVILDNLSLGEAVDWLLDETERHSSLRFQRSVGLTPEMNVERATAVFRIIQETVTNIVRHSNAASASLSLATNEGILYVTVHDDGVGMAKNKLTDPESYGIIGMQERAKHLGGEISIHSTPLGTTVSLRVPVTG; from the coding sequence ATGGCGAAGGTGTTTCTTAAATTCCTCTTCTTTGATAGCGGAGACAGGCTGGATATCGATCTGGAGGAATCCCTGATTTTCCTGTTTGAAGTACCACTGATTATACGGTACTATTCAGGTGTGAAAAAGGCCATGCTTCTGGTTCTTCTCGGTGTGCTGTTATCATCAGTCCCGCAGTATGCCGAAGAGCCAATGCAGTTTATCCATCTTTCCCTGCGGGAGGGACTCTCCAACAATTCGGTTTTTGCGATTTATCAGGATTATCTGGGTTTCATATGGTTCGGTACTTTTTCCGGATTAAACCGCTACGATGGACGAAAGATTCAGGTTTTCAAGCCGGAACAGGCGCGTCCCGAGAGTATCTCCGGTTCGGTTATCTTTGATATATTCGAGGATTCAAAACAGCGTCTTTGGATCGGGACTGACGGAGGAGGACTCAACCGTTACAACTTTTCCGATGGTTCCTTCTCTGTCTACCAGGCGGAACCGGGAAACCCCAACACCCTTCCGAGCCAGAAGGTCTTCTGTCTGGAAGAGGACTCAACCGGCCGAATCTGGATCGGAACCGGGGATGCGGGTATTGCCATCTTTCTACCTGGAACAGAACAGTTTATCCGCTATTCCTTCTCAGGAATTGAAGGCCTCGAAAGTGATGTTATCCGGGTCCTTCTCGAGGATTCAAAAGATCGTATGTGGATTGGGACGCAGGGGGGCGGGCTGTCCATGTACCGGGACGGATTTTCCCTGAACAACTTCTTTGACAAGGCCACGGTCCGGGATATCTTTGAAGATTCCCTGGGAAGGATCTGGGTGGGCCTCGAGAACGAAGGACTTTACGTTGCCGATTCAGCGACGGAGGATTTCTCCTTCCGACAGGTTTTCGGAGAAAAAAGCGTACGCTGCATTGCGGAGGACGATTTCGGTACTATCTGGGCTGGTACAGAGCGGAGCGGACTGGTTCTTGTGGACGGAGATTATTCGACCCGCCCCGTTGTCCATGATCAAAACAACGACTTTTCCCTAAGCAGCAATTTTATTCGGGATATTTACGTGGATAAATCGGGTATCGTCTGGGTCGCCACCAGGGGAGGCGGAGTCGACCGCTATAATCCCCGGGCCAGGGGTTTTACCTATCTGCTTCAGGGCGGATACGATGTCAGGAAGATTCTCGAGTCCCGGGAGGGCGATCTCTGGATAACCACCGACGGCCAGGGCCTTATGCGGATGGACCGGCAGGGTGAAATAACTCGTTATCTTTATTCCGAAAATGACCCGGCGGGCATAATCAGCAACCATCTCTACTCCCTGGCGGAAGATCCCGAGGGGAATATCTGGATTGGTAGCGACGGTGACGGGCTCATGCAGTACAGAAGAAGGGATAGCCGTTTCCTTCGGTATTACGCGGACCCTGATAATCCCTCTGCCCTCAGTTCGAATGTGATATGGGCTCTTCAGGTGGACCAGGAGGGGTATTTGTGGATCGGGACCGAAGGAGGCGGACTAAACCGGTATCTTCCTGGAGAGAACAGATTCGAGCGTTTTATGAATAATCCCGGTCGCCCGGAATCCCTACTGGGAAACTCGATTCGGGCCCTCTACGAGGATTCCGGTGGTGATCTCTGGATAGGTACCTGGGACGGGGGCTTGAGCATGAAGATCAGGGGAGAGGATCGGTTTCTCAATTATACCCGGGACCCCGGGGATCCCCGCAGCCTCAGCGACAACAGTGTAAACTGTATATCCGAGGACGGTGAAGGGAATCTCTGGGTGGGAACCTCCGGGGGCGGTTTGAACCGTTTTGATCGGGGAAAGGGGTCTTTCCATGCTTTCCGGGTACAGGACGGCTTGTCCGATGACAATGTTTTCGGCATCCTTCCGGACGACAGTAGTTTTCTCTGGGTCAGTACCGCCAACGGCTTGTCCCGCTTTGACCTGATAACCGATCAGATTACTAACTTGTGGAGATCCGATGGTACCCTCTCCAACCAGTTCGGCCGGAACGCTTATTTTCGCAGCTCCGATGGAAAGCTTCTGTTCGGCACAGCCAGGGGCCTTCTGAGCTTCGATCCGGAAAAGATCCATGTCAACTCCTATTCCCCGGATATCAGGATTACCGGCTTCAGCCTTTTCAACGAGGAGATCCCTGTGGGGATTCCGGTGAGAGGTCGGGTCTATCTGGAGAAGAATATCTGTCTTACAGAGAGTCTGACTGTCTATCCCGGGGCTAGTTTTATCGGTTTCTCCTTTGCCTCCCTGGATTATGCCGATTCGGAGAAAAATAAATACGCCGTGAGGCTTAACGGTTTTGATACAGACTGGCATTATCTGAGAACGGAGAACACCTTCTACTATTCCAGCCTTCCTCCGGGATCCTACATGCTTCAGGTCATGGGTACCAACAGTAATGGGGTCTGGAGTAACAACTATGCTGATCTTGAAATAACCGTGGTACCCCCCTTTTATCAAACCTGGTACTTTGCCCTGTTCATGGGTGGGCTGTTTGTTTCGATTTTCTTTGTCATTGGAAAGATCCGGATTGCCGGGCTCGATAAGCGGAACCGCATGCTCCAGCAGTTCTCTAACTATGTGCAGGACATCCGGGAGGAGGAACGCAAGGCCATTGCCAGGGATGTGCATGACGAACTGGGTCAGCTGCTTACAACTCTCAAGATGCATATCTTCTGGCTCTCCAAAAATGCTGCTTCGATGCTTGAACAGCGTCAGGCCCGCTACGAATCGATGCTTGGTATTATCAACGAAACCCTGGACTGGTCAAAGGACCTTGCAACACGGCTGCGTCCGGTTATCCTGGATAATCTCAGCCTTGGTGAAGCTGTGGACTGGCTCCTGGACGAGACGGAACGTCATTCTTCTCTACGCTTTCAGCGTTCCGTTGGGCTCACCCCGGAGATGAATGTGGAGCGGGCTACGGCGGTGTTCCGCATTATTCAGGAGACGGTAACGAATATTGTCCGCCATTCAAACGCGGCCAGTGCTTCGTTGTCCCTTGCGACTAACGAGGGCATTCTCTATGTAACCGTCCATGATGACGGAGTGGGGATGGCGAAAAACAAACTTACCGACCCTGAATCCTATGGTATAATCGGTATGCAGGAACGGGCCAAGCATCTTGGTGGTGAAATATCGATCCATTCTACCCCCCTGGGAACTACCGTTTCCCTGAGAGTCCCTGTAACAGGATGA
- a CDS encoding response regulator, producing the protein MLRILIADDHPVLRRGLIQLMEESLSISEIYETGNGCDVLPMLRKNSVDVVVLDISLPDKDGMIVLAGVKQEFPDLPVLMLSIQPETQYAARALRLGAAGCLNKAIAPEELVRALRQVARGEHYMNETTSSILLETIRHPGAALPHELLSERETQVMLSIASGMTLSEIADELCISVKTVSTYRSRLLEKMNLKNNAQLTQYVYKHKLMPMG; encoded by the coding sequence ATGCTGCGTATACTGATAGCAGACGACCACCCGGTACTGCGCCGGGGGCTTATTCAGCTCATGGAAGAATCCCTCTCGATTTCCGAGATATACGAAACCGGGAACGGTTGCGATGTGCTTCCCATGTTGCGAAAAAACTCCGTTGATGTTGTGGTCCTGGATATAAGCCTGCCTGACAAGGATGGCATGATTGTCCTGGCGGGGGTGAAGCAGGAGTTCCCAGACTTGCCTGTACTGATGTTGAGCATACAGCCGGAGACACAGTACGCAGCCCGGGCCCTGAGACTTGGCGCGGCGGGCTGTCTGAATAAAGCGATAGCACCGGAAGAGCTTGTCCGGGCACTGCGCCAGGTGGCACGAGGGGAACATTATATGAACGAAACGACCTCCAGTATTCTGCTGGAGACCATTCGGCATCCCGGTGCTGCCCTGCCTCATGAACTCCTGTCCGAGCGGGAAACCCAGGTCATGCTCTCCATAGCGTCGGGAATGACCCTCTCGGAGATTGCCGACGAACTCTGCATAAGCGTTAAAACTGTAAGCACCTACCGCAGCCGACTGCTGGAGAAGATGAACCTGAAAAACAACGCCCAGCTTACCCAGTATGTCTACAAGCACAAACTGATGCCCATGGGCTGA